A portion of the Calliphora vicina chromosome 5, idCalVici1.1, whole genome shotgun sequence genome contains these proteins:
- the LOC135960733 gene encoding uncharacterized protein LOC135960733 isoform X3: MERGTGGGQQQQHQQQPHHQPPPHHQQQQQPYYQHTHHTFMTTSEEHTTSKSSFDNPATKKKPPKLKAINRSLSMAIDNYEGAVGGGLGMGGLDDASLIVEPAIIHRSASPVAVRSAPPPQTLALPSSLHPHASGSGGGGGSGAVSPALSARQYQQQQHLHTFQHMAAQARQFSQQQSHASSTSSPISHTVSPVLGSGSRGERDSYHHHQQQQLHQPDIFLVSSSSLAENVAGSARGVGGSTSPIQFIDDYMLPPTTHRQLQQQQQQHAATHPFKKSQFRRSDTIDVHPASTFQMKKTHSFHAPPDAETIMDPLLLSAMGQPNSASSSRRTSSVRGNFLMPGHASAKDISRSPSPSRRGARSHRSLHDPSRRPSAKPESVVDSQIRHPSLNDDLLEPLDGRSNLLAPTNLSLDNELFVESRSRSNSHTKMEDVGLTERGTIRKTSSSFEDATQGMVTHVPANTTSSLKKRADHHAHSSRQHSSHSLELDGRPSTSAAAAAAATHSSLHLHTAAAAATAAYHFKRGTKHGRSLYLSPNNLEEVQVHHRPAVMAAAAAFGGTNASAASIKQAKALHSASMRLRTYRETLSATKKSKSFIGDSAYPPPVSVSNEFVELTSPHRRNSGRALASSTTSGGAATIEDIKRSPRPVSLSATAMAVAATTAFMEDKEKRPSFERKPSLTYEIGDAAFEQVLRPFHHKATTGLGTHETDEDEEADRKRKRIVCIVMTVFLCLVCAAVFVVIMTLTHSSTQSHPHSHHHHLTTKKTFTYNRDVPVHYNVRQENERLMKETMDRARFGKNFTETASSLLAATTSTLAAAAAAGGAHQQQQQLQPHQQQHNQQQILLPQPQQYPLPHLQQIP, encoded by the exons ATGGAGCGTGGCACCGGCGGTGGTCAACAGCAGCAACACCAACAACAGCCACACCACCAGCCACCACCACACCaccaacagcaacagcagcccTATTATCAACATACACATCATACGTTTATGACCACCTCCGAAGAACACACGACGAGCAAGTCTTCGTTTGATAATCCCGCCACCAAAAAGAAGCCACCCAAACTGAAAGCCATCAATCGTTCGCTCTCCATGGCCATTGACAACTATGAGGGAGCCGTGGGTGGCGGCCTGGGGATGGGTGGTTTGGATGATGCATCGTTGATTGTGGAGCCAGCGATAATACATCGTTCGGCCTCGCCGGTTGCCGTACGCTCTGCACCACCGCCTCAGACCTTAGCACTTCCTTCCTCGTTGCATCCGCACGCGTCTGGCAGCGGCGGTGGTGGTGGTAGTGGCGCTGTGTCACCAGCTTTATCTGCACGTCAATATCAACAGCAACAGCACCTACACACTTTTCAGCATATGGCAGCTCAAGCACGTCAATTTAGCCAGCAACAATCGCATGCTAGTAGCACCAGTTCGCCCATTTCGCACACGGTTAGTCCCGTTCTGGGGAGTGGCAGTCGCGGCGAACGGGATTCATATCATCACCATCAACAGCAACAGCTGCATCAGCCGGACATTTTTCTGGTCAGCAGTAGTAGTCTGGCCGAGAATGTGGCCGGCTCAGCGCGTGGTGTGGGCGGCTCAACGTCGCCCATACAATTCATTGATGACTATATGCTGCCGCCGACGACACACCGTCAactgcagcagcaacaacaacaacatgctgCCACTCACCCCTTTAAGAAATCACAATTTCGTCGTTCCGACACAATTGATGTACATCCGGCTTCTACTTTTCAGATGAAGAAAACGCATTCGTTTCATGCGCCTCCCGATGCTGAAACCATAATGGATCCCCTGCTGCTAAGCGCTATGGGTCAACCGAATTCGGCCTCTTCATCGCGACGCACCAGTTCAGTGAGAGGAAATTTTCTGATGCCTGGACATGCGTCGGCCAAAGATATCAGTCGTTCACCTTCGCCCAGCAGGCGAGGCGCACGATCTCATCGTTCGCTGCACGATCCCTCACGCCGACCCAGCGCTAAGCCTGAGTCGGTGGTTGACTCACAAATACGACATCCTTCTTTGAACGATGATCTGTTGGAACCTTTAGATGGTCGATCCAATCTCTTGGCGCCCACCAATTTATCACTAGATAATGAACTGTTCGTGGAATCTAGATCACGCAGTAATAGCCATACAAAAATGGAAGATGTCGGCCTAACGGAGAGAGGAACTATAAGAAAGACATCGAGTTCTTTTGAAGATGCCACCCAGGGCATGGTAACACATGTGCCGGCGAATACCACCAGTAGTTTAAAAAAGCGAGCCGACCATCATGCGCACTCCTCCCGGCAACATAGTTCCCACAGTTTGGAATTGGATGGTAGGCCCTCTACATCAGCGGCAGCAGCAGCTGCTGCCACACACTCTTCTCTGCATTTACATACGGCTGCTGCCGCTGCCACAGCTGCATATCACTTTAAGCGTGGCACCAAACACGGCCGTTCCCTCTATCTCTCACCCAACAATCTGGAAGAGGTGCAGGTCCATCATCGCCCTGCGGTCATGGCGGCAGCCGCTGCTTTCGGCGGCACCAATGCCAGTGCCGCGAGCATAAAACAAGCCAAGGCTCTGCACAGTGCCAGCATGCGCCTGCGTACCTATCGCGAAACGTTGAGTGCGACgaaaaaatcgaaaagtttTATCGGTGACAGTGCGTACCCACCTCCGGTAAGTGTGTCCAATGAATTTGTGGAGCTTACCTCACCCCACCGACGCAACAGCGGCCGTGCTCTGGCCAGTTCGACTACCTCAGGCGGAGCTGCCACCATCGAGGACATCAAACGTAGTCCACGTCCCGTCTCGCTGAGCGCCACCGCCATGGCTGTGGCAGCCACCACCGCTTTCATGGAAGACAAAGAAAAACGTCCATCATTCGAACGTAAACCATCGCTCACCTACGAAATAGGCGACGCTGCATTCGAGCAGGTATTGCGGCCATTTCATCACAAAGCCACCACTGGCCTGGGAACAC ATGAAACCGACGAAGACGAGGAGGCCGATCGCAAACGTAAGCGCATTGTTTGCATTGTCATGACCGTATTCCTGTGTCTCGTCTGTGCCGCTGTCTTTGTCGTTATTATGACGCTGACACACTCATCGACCCAGTCACATCCACacagtcatcatcatcatttgaCGACAAAGAAGACGTTTACGTACAATCGTGATGTGCCAGTACACTACAATG
- the LOC135962529 gene encoding uncharacterized protein LOC135962529, producing MRFYPNSDISNYWELTPAWSLYQHTPHKSWQRKPLQSKHIIAHWRDLDGVKMAKITKKDLYFKNWPKDRIRFEACLPWYYCVGNRFIRLEKAFPNNFKCTVLPMNLQEVRELKEHEKQMAKIAKADAAEAKRLAEEKAKLEMKKKGIRK from the coding sequence ATGCGCTTTTATCCCAATAGCGACATCAGCAACTATTGGGAACTAACTCCTGCTTGGTCGCTCTACCAGCACACGCCTCATAAATCCTGGCAACGAAAACCTCTGCAATCCAAACACATCATCGCCCATTGGCGTGATCTAGATGGTGTCAAGATGGCGAAGATAACGAAAAAAGatttatactttaaaaattGGCCTAAAGATCGCATACGCTTTGAAGCATGTTTACCCTGGTATTATTGTGTGGGCAATCGTTTCATACGGCTTGAGAAAGCATTtcctaataattttaaatgtactGTATTACCCATGAACTTGCAAGAAGTTCGAGAGCTAAAGGAGCATGAAAAACAAATGGCTAAAATTGCAAAAGCGGATGCAGCAGAAGCTAAGAGATTGGCAGAGGAAAAGGCTAAATTGGAGATGAAGAAAAAGGGTATAAGGAAATAA
- the LOC135960733 gene encoding uncharacterized protein LOC135960733 isoform X2, producing MERGTGGGQQQQHQQQPHHQPPPHHQQQQQPYYQHTHHTFMTTSEEHTTSKSSFDNPATKKKPPKLKAINRSLSMAIDNYEGAVGGGLGMGGLDDASLIVEPAIIHRSASPVAVRSAPPPQTLALPSSLHPHASGSGGGGGSGAVSPALSARQYQQQQHLHTFQHMAAQARQFSQQQSHASSTSSPISHTVSPVLGSGSRGERDSYHHHQQQQLHQPDIFLVSSSSLAENVAGSARGVGGSTSPIQFIDDYMLPPTTHRQLQQQQQQHAATHPFKKSQFRRSDTIDVHPASTFQMKKTHSFHAPPDAETIMDPLLLSAMGQPNSASSSRRTSSVRGNFLMPGHASAKDISRSPSPSRRGARSHRSLHDPSRRPSAKPESVVDSQIRHPSLNDDLLEPLDGRSNLLAPTNLSLDNELFVESRSRSNSHTKMEDVGLTERGTIRKTSSSFEDATQGMVTHVPANTTSSLKKRADHHAHSSRQHSSHSLELDGRPSTSAAAAAAATHSSLHLHTAAAAATAAYHFKRGTKHGRSLYLSPNNLEEVQVHHRPAVMAAAAAFGGTNASAASIKQAKALHSASMRLRTYRETLSATKKSKSFIGDSAYPPPVSVSNEFVELTSPHRRNSGRALASSTTSGGAATIEDIKRSPRPVSLSATAMAVAATTAFMEDKEKRPSFERKPSLTYEIGDAAFEQVLRPFHHKATTGLGTRKSSLATSHKALKKKSLSDETDEDEEADRKRKRIVCIVMTVFLCLVCAAVFVVIMTLTHSSTQSHPHSHHHHLTTKKTFTYNRDVPVHYNVRQENERLMKETMDRARFGKNFTETASSLLAATTSTLAAAAAAGGAHQQQQQLQPHQQQHNQQQILLPQPQQYPLPHLQQIP from the coding sequence ATGGAGCGTGGCACCGGCGGTGGTCAACAGCAGCAACACCAACAACAGCCACACCACCAGCCACCACCACACCaccaacagcaacagcagcccTATTATCAACATACACATCATACGTTTATGACCACCTCCGAAGAACACACGACGAGCAAGTCTTCGTTTGATAATCCCGCCACCAAAAAGAAGCCACCCAAACTGAAAGCCATCAATCGTTCGCTCTCCATGGCCATTGACAACTATGAGGGAGCCGTGGGTGGCGGCCTGGGGATGGGTGGTTTGGATGATGCATCGTTGATTGTGGAGCCAGCGATAATACATCGTTCGGCCTCGCCGGTTGCCGTACGCTCTGCACCACCGCCTCAGACCTTAGCACTTCCTTCCTCGTTGCATCCGCACGCGTCTGGCAGCGGCGGTGGTGGTGGTAGTGGCGCTGTGTCACCAGCTTTATCTGCACGTCAATATCAACAGCAACAGCACCTACACACTTTTCAGCATATGGCAGCTCAAGCACGTCAATTTAGCCAGCAACAATCGCATGCTAGTAGCACCAGTTCGCCCATTTCGCACACGGTTAGTCCCGTTCTGGGGAGTGGCAGTCGCGGCGAACGGGATTCATATCATCACCATCAACAGCAACAGCTGCATCAGCCGGACATTTTTCTGGTCAGCAGTAGTAGTCTGGCCGAGAATGTGGCCGGCTCAGCGCGTGGTGTGGGCGGCTCAACGTCGCCCATACAATTCATTGATGACTATATGCTGCCGCCGACGACACACCGTCAactgcagcagcaacaacaacaacatgctgCCACTCACCCCTTTAAGAAATCACAATTTCGTCGTTCCGACACAATTGATGTACATCCGGCTTCTACTTTTCAGATGAAGAAAACGCATTCGTTTCATGCGCCTCCCGATGCTGAAACCATAATGGATCCCCTGCTGCTAAGCGCTATGGGTCAACCGAATTCGGCCTCTTCATCGCGACGCACCAGTTCAGTGAGAGGAAATTTTCTGATGCCTGGACATGCGTCGGCCAAAGATATCAGTCGTTCACCTTCGCCCAGCAGGCGAGGCGCACGATCTCATCGTTCGCTGCACGATCCCTCACGCCGACCCAGCGCTAAGCCTGAGTCGGTGGTTGACTCACAAATACGACATCCTTCTTTGAACGATGATCTGTTGGAACCTTTAGATGGTCGATCCAATCTCTTGGCGCCCACCAATTTATCACTAGATAATGAACTGTTCGTGGAATCTAGATCACGCAGTAATAGCCATACAAAAATGGAAGATGTCGGCCTAACGGAGAGAGGAACTATAAGAAAGACATCGAGTTCTTTTGAAGATGCCACCCAGGGCATGGTAACACATGTGCCGGCGAATACCACCAGTAGTTTAAAAAAGCGAGCCGACCATCATGCGCACTCCTCCCGGCAACATAGTTCCCACAGTTTGGAATTGGATGGTAGGCCCTCTACATCAGCGGCAGCAGCAGCTGCTGCCACACACTCTTCTCTGCATTTACATACGGCTGCTGCCGCTGCCACAGCTGCATATCACTTTAAGCGTGGCACCAAACACGGCCGTTCCCTCTATCTCTCACCCAACAATCTGGAAGAGGTGCAGGTCCATCATCGCCCTGCGGTCATGGCGGCAGCCGCTGCTTTCGGCGGCACCAATGCCAGTGCCGCGAGCATAAAACAAGCCAAGGCTCTGCACAGTGCCAGCATGCGCCTGCGTACCTATCGCGAAACGTTGAGTGCGACgaaaaaatcgaaaagtttTATCGGTGACAGTGCGTACCCACCTCCGGTAAGTGTGTCCAATGAATTTGTGGAGCTTACCTCACCCCACCGACGCAACAGCGGCCGTGCTCTGGCCAGTTCGACTACCTCAGGCGGAGCTGCCACCATCGAGGACATCAAACGTAGTCCACGTCCCGTCTCGCTGAGCGCCACCGCCATGGCTGTGGCAGCCACCACCGCTTTCATGGAAGACAAAGAAAAACGTCCATCATTCGAACGTAAACCATCGCTCACCTACGAAATAGGCGACGCTGCATTCGAGCAGGTATTGCGGCCATTTCATCACAAAGCCACCACTGGCCTGGGAACACGTAAATCCTCTCTAGCTACTTCTCACAAAGCTCTAAAAAAGAAATCTCTTTCAGATGAAACCGACGAAGACGAGGAGGCCGATCGCAAACGTAAGCGCATTGTTTGCATTGTCATGACCGTATTCCTGTGTCTCGTCTGTGCCGCTGTCTTTGTCGTTATTATGACGCTGACACACTCATCGACCCAGTCACATCCACacagtcatcatcatcatttgaCGACAAAGAAGACGTTTACGTACAATCGTGATGTGCCAGTACACTACAATG